Within the Hypericibacter adhaerens genome, the region TGGATGCCGCTCTATCTCGAGACCGCCGACGAGGTGGCGGGCGGCGACAAGGCGCTGGCGCTGCGGCTCCTGGTCGAGAGCGGCTATGACGAGGTCACGCGGCGCCTCGATCCGCGCTCGCCGCTGGCGGCCGGCACCAACCAGCAGATCGCGGAGATCTGGGCGCGGGTCGCGGGCGGCGAATGGAGCGTCCAGCGCCTGACCCGCCGCTTCGACGCCAACTTCGCCAAGAGCATGGCGATGCGCCCCACTCCGGTGACCGATCTTGCCGTCCTGTTCGGTCATCTGAAGCGCAAGGGCCTCCGGATCGGCGTCGCCACCATGGACAGCCATGCGGCCGCGCGCGCGGCGGTCGAGACCTTCGAGCTGGTGGGGCTGGTCGATTTCGTCTGCGGCTACGATTCCGGCCATGGCCACAAGCCGGGGCCGGGCATGGTGGAAGCCTTCTGCCGCGCGGTGGAGCTGCCGGCCAGGGACGTGGCGGTCGTGGGCGACACGCCGCATGACATGCATATGGCACGCGCCGCCGGGGCCGGCCTGGCGCTCGGCGTCTTGACGGGCGTCAGTCCGCGCGAGGTCCTGGCCGATCATGCCGATCGGGTGCTGGCCAGCATCGCCGAGCTCGAGACCCTGCTCGCTTAACGGGCAAAACATTCATTCCTATCGCCTTCCACCGCCCGCTCGGCTATCTTCATTGTCGTGCGACACTCGGCGGGGGAGCGATGCGCGGGGGATGGTGCGCCGCTTTGGCGGCGGCGGTGATGCTGTTCGGCGCGTCCGGAGCGGACGCCGCGGGGGACGAGAAGGTCGATTGCAGCCGGCTCAGCCTCGAATTTCCGCCCGCAGCCCAGGCCGATTGGACCGAAT harbors:
- a CDS encoding HAD family hydrolase, translating into MLPTVRGVLFDKDGTLFDFNATWMPLYLETADEVAGGDKALALRLLVESGYDEVTRRLDPRSPLAAGTNQQIAEIWARVAGGEWSVQRLTRRFDANFAKSMAMRPTPVTDLAVLFGHLKRKGLRIGVATMDSHAAARAAVETFELVGLVDFVCGYDSGHGHKPGPGMVEAFCRAVELPARDVAVVGDTPHDMHMARAAGAGLALGVLTGVSPREVLADHADRVLASIAELETLLA